Within Actinoplanes sp. L3-i22, the genomic segment ACGGCGTGACGGCCAGCATGCGCGAGGAGGTGCAGTGGCTGACCCGGGTCACCCAGGCCTTCCGGCGTTCGCCGGCCGTCCGGGATGCCGCCGGCAGCCGGTCGGCGCAGCCCGCCGGCAGGTAGCCTCGGCCAGGTGTTCTCACCTCAAGGGCCGTCACTGCGGGAACTGTGTGTCCAGGCGCTGTCCTCGGTCGAACGCGGCTACGACTTCCTGGCTCCGAAGTTCGACCACACGCCGTTCCGTACCCCGGACCCGGTCCTGGAGGCGAGCGTCCGGGCGCTGGCCGAGTTCGGGCCGTTCGACCGGGGGCTGGACGTCTGCTGCGGCACCGGCGCCGGGCTGACCGCCCTCGACCGGCTGTGCCGGGAGCGGATCACCGGCGTCGACTTCAGCGCCGGGATGCTCGGCGAGGCGCGCGCCGCGGTCCCGTCCGCCACGCTGGTGCGGGCCGACGTGCGGGCGCTGCCGTTCACCGCCGGCTTCGACCTGGCGGTGACGTTCGGGGCGCTCGGGCACTTCCTGCCCTCGGAGCGGCCGGCGCTGTTCGAGGGGGTGTACCGCGCGCTGCGGCCCGGCGGGCTGTTCGGCGTCGCGCTCGGCGAGCTGCCCGCGCGGACCACCCGGGCCTACTGGACGAGTCTCGGGTTCGACCTGGCCATGGTGGTCCGCAATACCGTGGTGGCGCCGTCCTTCGTCATGTACTACCGCACCACCACGGTCCCGACCGTCCGGCGGGACCTGCGGGCGGCCGGGTTCACCGTGGAGACCGTCGACCTCACCGTCGAGGCCGACGATCTGCGGTTCGCCCTGCTGCTCGGCCGGAAGCCGGAGTAGCGGTCAGGTCAGGCGCCGGACCACGTAGTTGCTGGTCCAGATCTTCTGCTTGGTGATGGTCTTGCCGGCCCGCGGCGCCGCCCACATCTGGCCGCCGCCGGCGTAGATGCCGGCGTGGAAGCCGTACGAGCCGTTGCGCAGGATGATCAGGTCACCGGGCCGGGCCGCGGACCTGCTGACCGCCCGGCCGTACCGCTGCTGCAGGTCTGCCTTGTGCGGCAGGCTCTTCCCGGTGGTCTTCCGGTAGACGTACATGGTGAAGCCGGAGCAGTCGAAGCGGTTCGGCCCGGACGCCCCGAACAGGTAGGGCTTGCCGCGGTGCCGGGCCGCCTCGGTGACGACCCGGAGCCCGGCCAGTTGCGACCTGGCGGCCACGGTCCGGCCGGTCGTGGGCAGGGCCCGGGTGACCGCGACGGCCGCCGGGGCGGCGACGGCGGTCTGCGGGACGCCGAGCCCGCCGGTGAGCAGGCCGAAGCCCACGGACAGGGCGATCGTGTGGAAGGTACGAACGTGCACGGTGACTCGGTCCCTCCGGCACGCCTGCGAGGTTAGCTGTCGGGTTCGGGCGGGAAGGATTGCCCGGCCGCGATGGCGGCTTCACCCCGAGGTCCGCTTCCGGACCGATGTGTGGTTCCCCCGTCCCCGCCCCCGAATGCCTGATGACTGGTCAGTGCGGTTCGTGCGGCCGGATCGGGGCAGGGCTCGGCGTGATCCGGATCGACACGAGCGGTGAGCCGTTGCCCGCCGCTCCTCCTTGATAGCCCGCCCTCCGGCGCCGTCCCTTATGTAGCGACGGTCACCCTGAGTGACGACAAGGCCAAACGGTGTCCGATTTGCACGGGAGACGCGAACTATGCGGAATCGCTCCGCTCATGGACGGTCACGCAGGGCCGTTGTCGATCTGTGAAGCGGGACACTCCGGGAGCCGACCCGTAAGGATGACCCGGCCGCTCACCC encodes:
- a CDS encoding C40 family peptidase, translating into MHVRTFHTIALSVGFGLLTGGLGVPQTAVAAPAAVAVTRALPTTGRTVAARSQLAGLRVVTEAARHRGKPYLFGASGPNRFDCSGFTMYVYRKTTGKSLPHKADLQQRYGRAVSRSAARPGDLIILRNGSYGFHAGIYAGGGQMWAAPRAGKTITKQKIWTSNYVVRRLT
- a CDS encoding class I SAM-dependent methyltransferase, which codes for MFSPQGPSLRELCVQALSSVERGYDFLAPKFDHTPFRTPDPVLEASVRALAEFGPFDRGLDVCCGTGAGLTALDRLCRERITGVDFSAGMLGEARAAVPSATLVRADVRALPFTAGFDLAVTFGALGHFLPSERPALFEGVYRALRPGGLFGVALGELPARTTRAYWTSLGFDLAMVVRNTVVAPSFVMYYRTTTVPTVRRDLRAAGFTVETVDLTVEADDLRFALLLGRKPE